In Thermotoga sp., the DNA window GTCGTATACGAAGGTACAGTCCGTACAGCTCAGAAGCTCGTCCAGAATGTCGGTGGGAACCCGGATATCACCGATGACTGTTCCGATTGTGATACCGTTCTTTAGAACGATGGCGGTGCTCTCTGGAAGATCCAAAGTGATACCCCTCACGTTCGGAGGAGTGTAAACCGTCTCGACGGATGACTCGAAAGGCTCGATCGCGCTGGACACCTCAAAAGAAAACATTTTCCTCGTCGAGGAGATTATCCCTGTGTGGTTGTAATCGTTGAAAACTACCTTTGAAGAAAACAAAAGAGCATGCAAAAGGAAAACCACTAAGAGAGAAACTCTTCTAACCATTCATCACTCCTCTCTTCCAGGAGCGCTAAAACGTTGAGAAGATCTTCTGTAAGGGGTGCTTTGAGATCTTTCTCTTCCTTAAACCAGGGGTCAAAGAACCTCATGCGATAGCTGTGAAGGAAGTGTCTTTTCAAAGCGTACTTCTTTCTGAAATCCCTGTTGAAATGCTTGTCACCGTATGTGTTGTCGCCCACAATGGGAAAACCTATCTGGGAAAGATGCCTTCTTATTTGGTGTTTCCTTCCGGTGTGTATCCTCACCCTGAGAAGGGATACGTTTTTCATGGGTTGCACCGATACGATCTCAGAAACCGCTTCCTGATCGTCCAATGGAATGGTGATCTTCAAGTTGCTTTCGGGTACTCCTTTCACGAGCGCGATGTATTCTTTTTCCACGTTTCTCCCTCTGAACATCTCTGTAAGGGTCCTTGCGGCTTCTCTGCTTTTTGCCACAATCAAAAGGCCGGATGTGTCCTTGTCCAGTCTGTGAACGAGAAAAGGTTCGAATCCCCGTTTTTGCCCGTAGTAGAGAAGCCCTTCTATCAATGTGGCAACGTGTACACCTTTTCCAGGGTGTATGGCAACCCTCGGTGGCTTGTTCAGAGCAAGATAGTTATCGTTTTCGTGAAGTACGTCAAGTTTCATGGGAACTGGAGTGAGATCCTTTTTTTCGGATCTTTTTGGAAGATTTTCCAGATTAA includes these proteins:
- a CDS encoding RluA family pseudouridine synthase, with amino-acid sequence MRIEVTKENFYRRLDKFLRSSLKDLPLSIIYKLIRKGKIYVNGKRVRDPGFDLEEGDVVEIKYVNLENLPKRSEKKDLTPVPMKLDVLHENDNYLALNKPPRVAIHPGKGVHVATLIEGLLYYGQKRGFEPFLVHRLDKDTSGLLIVAKSREAARTLTEMFRGRNVEKEYIALVKGVPESNLKITIPLDDQEAVSEIVSVQPMKNVSLLRVRIHTGRKHQIRRHLSQIGFPIVGDNTYGDKHFNRDFRKKYALKRHFLHSYRMRFFDPWFKEEKDLKAPLTEDLLNVLALLEERSDEWLEEFLS